The Hymenobacter sp. GOD-10R genome includes a window with the following:
- a CDS encoding undecaprenyl-diphosphate phosphatase, translated as MSYWHAFLIAIVEGLTEFLPVSSTGHMVITLALLGIPATAFTKLYLVVIQLGAILSVFAVYWRRFFQSIDFYLKLFVAFLPIVVVGLLLKKHIDALLESVTVVAFMLLVGGIVLMFVDKWFPQEEPTAGGHPVTTPSYKQAFTIGLFQCLAVVPGVSRSAATIIGGLTQKLTRRAAAEFAFFLAMPTMTAAAAKDMLDYYQENPALSSEQIKQLLFGNTIAFVVALIAIRVFVGFVTKYGFRVFGIYRIIVGGILLIMIALGINLNLV; from the coding sequence ATGAGTTATTGGCACGCCTTTCTAATTGCCATTGTAGAAGGTCTTACTGAGTTTTTGCCCGTTTCCAGTACTGGGCACATGGTTATTACCCTAGCCCTGCTAGGCATTCCGGCCACGGCCTTTACCAAGCTGTATTTAGTTGTGATTCAGCTCGGGGCTATTCTGTCGGTATTTGCCGTGTACTGGCGGCGCTTTTTTCAGAGCATCGATTTCTACCTGAAACTGTTCGTTGCTTTCCTACCGATTGTGGTAGTAGGCTTATTGCTGAAAAAGCACATCGACGCGCTACTAGAATCGGTAACCGTTGTAGCCTTCATGCTGCTAGTGGGCGGTATTGTGCTCATGTTTGTTGACAAGTGGTTTCCGCAGGAGGAGCCGACAGCAGGCGGCCACCCCGTCACGACGCCTAGCTACAAGCAAGCCTTTACGATTGGTCTGTTCCAGTGTTTGGCGGTGGTGCCCGGCGTTAGCCGGTCGGCGGCTACCATTATTGGGGGCCTCACGCAGAAGCTGACGCGTCGGGCGGCGGCTGAGTTCGCCTTTTTCCTGGCGATGCCAACAATGACAGCCGCGGCGGCCAAGGACATGCTGGACTACTACCAGGAGAATCCGGCCCTGTCGTCAGAGCAGATTAAGCAGCTATTATTCGGCAACACCATTGCCTTCGTGGTAGCCCTGATTGCTATTCGCGTATTCGTGGGCTTTGTAACCAAATACGGCTTCCGTGTTTTCGGTATCTACCGCATCATTGTGGGCGGCATTCTGCTGATCATGATTGCCCTAGGTATCAACTTGAACCTAGTATGA
- the truB gene encoding tRNA pseudouridine(55) synthase TruB, which translates to MSQSSFNFEAGEVLLLDKPLTWTSFDVVRKVKNTLRIRKIGHAGTLDPLATGLLILCTGKKTKQIDQIQAQEKEYTGTFRLGQTTPSFDLETPVDAEASYEHLTEAEIQAAVQSFVGLINQTPPLFSAVKVNGERAYELARRGDSAEIKSKQIDIKVFELTRIALPEIDFRVVCSKGTYIRSLARDLGVALGCGAHLTKLVRTRIGEYRLADALTIEAIQALAPPREPRPEIPDRATNPNQRPPRRRIQAYVAPPDSLAAPSNPSEQLGETSGDAAL; encoded by the coding sequence ATGAGCCAATCTTCTTTCAATTTCGAAGCCGGTGAGGTACTGCTGCTGGATAAGCCGCTCACTTGGACTTCTTTCGACGTCGTGCGCAAGGTAAAGAACACGTTGCGGATCCGTAAAATAGGGCACGCGGGCACGCTCGATCCACTGGCGACGGGGTTACTTATCCTGTGCACGGGCAAGAAGACGAAGCAGATCGACCAGATTCAGGCGCAGGAAAAGGAATACACCGGCACGTTTCGCCTGGGGCAGACAACCCCTAGCTTCGACCTAGAGACGCCCGTGGATGCCGAAGCATCTTACGAGCATCTCACCGAAGCCGAAATTCAAGCCGCAGTGCAGTCTTTCGTGGGACTCATCAACCAGACACCTCCCCTTTTTTCGGCCGTGAAGGTGAATGGAGAGCGTGCTTATGAGCTAGCCCGGCGCGGCGACTCCGCCGAAATCAAGTCGAAGCAGATTGACATCAAGGTCTTTGAGCTGACGCGCATCGCGCTGCCGGAGATAGACTTCCGGGTGGTGTGCTCCAAGGGAACTTACATCCGTAGTCTAGCCCGCGACCTAGGGGTAGCACTCGGTTGTGGGGCGCACCTCACTAAGCTTGTGCGCACTCGCATTGGGGAGTATCGACTGGCGGACGCACTGACTATTGAGGCCATTCAGGCCCTAGCACCGCCGCGCGAACCTAGACCGGAAATACCCGACCGCGCAACAAACCCGAACCAACGACCACCCCGTCGCCGTATTCAGGCATATGTAGCTCCTCCTGACTCTTTGGCAGCTCCGTCGAACCCGTCGGAACAGCTAGGTGAGACTTCGGGAGATGCGGCTCTCTAA
- a CDS encoding TonB-dependent receptor domain-containing protein, which produces MKQTATLCLLLATLAPGVRAQTTTSLTASASSKGPGVLRGNVRDGASQKPIEYATVTLLPLTGTTPLASTTCDDKGHFELKQLPKGAFRLQVTFVGYTPRIEPVTITDQAADLGTLTLTASTQKLGEVTVTGQRPLVETKPDRLVYNAEQDATNAGGTATDVLRKTPMLNVDVDGNVQLRGTSNLRILINNKPSAMLAGNLADALKQIPADQIKAIEVVTSPSAKYDAEGSGGVINIVLKKSSLQGVNGSVGASGGNRNQSTNGSLNVRRGKLGVNSRLSVYRNSYPYRSSLNRTDFTPTGEGQLEQRTESRSTGRGGYGQVELVYEPSPLHSFTLSGNGNLYLSRSPQNLFNQYIAPPIPPGGSPFAQRDTLYSRDIEQRYEGHNYDFNAGYTRTYGEAHPRREWSMLAQHTRSTNTGRYSLDQYHDAAIENGPLEYRERSTNLARNLETTLQTDYTHPTSEKNTLEAGAKVILRQVSSDYSLDTLLLAKQPDFVRSPRRSNAFNYQQNVASAYSTYSFSMGKKYAFTLGARLEGTSIEGDFLGNESRFTNQYLNLLPNLNVTRNLKKPGHTLRMSFSRRIQRPNIYYLNPYVNQTTPNNVYYGNPNLSPEFTNSYELSYSTFNDKASLNASVYVRRTGNSIERYNIYNEALARTESTYGNLATNSSYGLSLYGSLKPIPAWNISSNLNPSYMRLYSAALNRTNSRFNLNMSLNSSLKLGKLYTIQAFGGGGTGGVMLQSRYSGYMYYSMGLKRTLLKEKADLTLNANNFLQPGRRFRSSTTTDQFVSSSISYQYQRSFNLSFNYRFGKLDNNSMRQRRSIRNDDSKGGGSTGGSN; this is translated from the coding sequence ATGAAGCAGACTGCTACATTGTGCCTGCTGCTAGCTACGCTAGCGCCCGGTGTCCGGGCCCAAACCACCACCTCTTTAACCGCTTCTGCCAGCTCTAAGGGGCCGGGTGTGCTGCGAGGGAACGTACGCGACGGGGCTTCCCAAAAGCCCATCGAATACGCCACCGTGACGCTGCTCCCTCTGACTGGCACGACACCCCTGGCAAGCACCACCTGCGACGACAAGGGTCACTTCGAGCTGAAGCAGCTGCCCAAAGGCGCTTTCCGGCTGCAAGTAACTTTTGTGGGGTACACGCCGCGCATTGAGCCGGTGACTATCACGGACCAAGCTGCCGACCTAGGTACGCTTACGCTCACTGCCTCGACGCAGAAGCTAGGAGAGGTAACCGTCACGGGGCAGCGCCCCTTGGTGGAAACCAAGCCCGACCGCCTCGTCTACAATGCGGAGCAAGACGCCACCAATGCTGGCGGCACGGCCACCGACGTGCTCCGTAAAACCCCGATGCTGAATGTGGACGTCGACGGCAATGTGCAGTTGCGTGGCACTTCCAACCTGCGCATTCTCATCAACAACAAGCCCTCGGCTATGCTGGCGGGCAACCTAGCCGACGCCCTCAAGCAGATTCCAGCTGACCAGATCAAGGCCATTGAGGTGGTCACCTCGCCCTCGGCTAAATATGACGCCGAAGGCTCGGGTGGGGTCATCAACATTGTGCTGAAAAAGAGCAGCTTGCAGGGCGTGAATGGCAGCGTGGGAGCCAGCGGAGGCAACCGCAACCAGAGCACCAACGGCTCTTTGAATGTGCGGCGCGGCAAGCTAGGGGTCAATTCTAGGCTCAGTGTTTATCGTAATAGCTACCCCTACCGCTCCAGCCTAAACCGCACCGACTTTACCCCAACCGGCGAGGGACAACTAGAGCAACGTACCGAAAGCCGCAGCACGGGCCGGGGCGGCTACGGGCAAGTGGAGTTGGTTTATGAACCTTCGCCTTTGCACAGCTTCACGCTCAGCGGCAACGGGAACCTTTATTTGAGCCGCTCGCCGCAGAATCTGTTCAACCAGTACATCGCGCCGCCTATTCCCCCAGGCGGCAGTCCGTTTGCTCAACGCGACACGTTGTATTCGCGCGATATTGAGCAACGCTACGAAGGGCACAACTATGATTTCAATGCTGGCTACACCCGCACGTATGGCGAAGCGCATCCTCGCCGCGAGTGGAGTATGTTGGCCCAGCACACCCGTAGCACGAATACTGGCCGTTATTCCCTAGATCAGTACCACGACGCAGCTATCGAGAATGGCCCATTAGAATACCGGGAACGCAGCACCAACTTAGCTCGCAACCTAGAAACGACGCTCCAAACCGACTACACGCATCCAACCTCGGAGAAAAACACCTTGGAAGCGGGGGCAAAAGTTATTCTGCGCCAGGTAAGCAGCGATTATAGCCTCGATACGTTATTGCTGGCCAAGCAGCCTGATTTTGTGCGTAGTCCACGCCGCTCCAATGCATTCAACTACCAACAAAACGTAGCTTCAGCCTATAGCACCTATAGTTTCTCTATGGGCAAAAAGTATGCGTTTACCCTAGGTGCTCGTCTGGAAGGCACATCCATTGAAGGCGACTTTTTAGGAAACGAGAGCCGGTTTACCAACCAATACCTCAACCTGCTGCCGAACCTGAACGTGACGCGCAACCTAAAGAAGCCGGGCCATACCTTGCGTATGAGCTTCTCGCGCCGCATCCAGCGGCCAAATATTTACTATCTGAACCCCTACGTAAATCAGACGACCCCCAACAACGTTTACTACGGCAACCCGAATTTGTCGCCTGAGTTTACCAACTCGTACGAACTGAGCTACAGTACCTTCAACGACAAGGCTTCGCTCAACGCCTCGGTCTATGTGCGGCGAACCGGCAACTCCATTGAGCGCTATAATATCTATAACGAGGCCCTGGCACGCACGGAATCTACCTATGGCAACCTAGCCACCAACTCTTCCTACGGCCTTAGCTTATATGGCTCCCTGAAGCCCATACCGGCCTGGAACATCAGCAGCAACCTGAACCCCAGCTACATGCGCCTGTACAGCGCCGCCCTAAACCGTACGAACAGCCGCTTCAACCTGAACATGAGCCTAAATTCGTCCTTGAAGCTAGGGAAGCTCTACACGATCCAAGCGTTCGGCGGGGGCGGCACGGGCGGCGTCATGCTACAGTCGCGCTACTCTGGCTATATGTACTACTCGATGGGGCTGAAGCGGACGCTGCTGAAGGAGAAGGCCGATCTGACGCTGAACGCGAACAACTTTCTGCAACCTGGCCGTCGGTTTCGGTCGTCTACTACTACCGACCAGTTTGTCAGCTCCAGCATTAGCTATCAGTACCAACGGTCGTTCAACTTGTCGTTCAACTATCGTTTTGGCAAGCTCGATAACAACAGCATGCGCCAGCGTCGCTCCATTCGCAACGACGACTCGAAAGGCGGCGGCAGCACGGGTGGCAGTAATTAA
- a CDS encoding bifunctional riboflavin kinase/FAD synthetase, whose amino-acid sequence MQVVQDLAQFPHLGNAVVTSGTFDGVHIGHQKILRRLLEVARQDDAPSVVISYWPHPRLVLAPPLSHPQPLDLHLLSSLEERIALLEKAEVDYLLVVPFTKEFAQLSSEEYIQQLLVSTVGTRKLVIGYDHRFGKNREGSFEYLSQHADRYGMEVEEIPRADVDEVGVSSSRIRRALESGDVQTASRYLGYPYTLTGLVVRGQQLGRTIGYPTANIVSEEPLKLIPSRGVYAVMATTADGDTYQAMLNIGVRPTVSGDLAETVEAHLLDFDGDLYDQPLTVQFIARLRDEQKFSGLDALKAQLAKDAEDARRHLISG is encoded by the coding sequence ATGCAAGTCGTTCAGGATCTGGCGCAGTTTCCGCACCTCGGCAATGCCGTTGTTACGAGCGGCACCTTTGATGGCGTGCACATAGGGCACCAGAAAATTTTGCGCCGTCTGTTGGAAGTAGCTCGGCAAGACGACGCGCCCTCCGTGGTTATTTCGTACTGGCCGCATCCGCGCTTGGTGTTGGCGCCACCCCTCTCCCACCCCCAGCCCCTCGATTTGCACCTGCTGTCTTCGCTAGAGGAGCGCATTGCACTTCTAGAGAAAGCAGAAGTCGATTATTTGCTAGTAGTGCCGTTTACGAAGGAGTTTGCGCAGCTTTCCTCAGAAGAATACATTCAGCAGCTGCTCGTTAGTACGGTTGGTACGCGTAAGCTCGTCATTGGCTACGACCACCGCTTCGGCAAGAATCGGGAGGGTAGCTTCGAGTACCTAAGCCAGCATGCTGACCGCTACGGGATGGAAGTGGAAGAGATTCCGCGCGCTGATGTGGATGAGGTGGGTGTAAGTAGCTCCCGCATCCGCCGTGCTTTGGAGAGTGGCGATGTGCAAACCGCCAGCCGCTACCTAGGGTATCCGTATACGCTGACGGGCTTGGTCGTGCGCGGCCAACAGCTTGGCCGCACCATTGGCTACCCAACGGCAAACATTGTGAGCGAGGAACCGCTGAAGTTGATACCTAGCCGCGGCGTATACGCGGTGATGGCCACAACTGCGGACGGTGATACGTACCAAGCCATGCTGAACATTGGGGTGCGCCCTACCGTCAGCGGCGACCTAGCCGAAACCGTAGAAGCCCACCTACTCGATTTCGACGGTGACCTATACGACCAACCGCTGACTGTGCAATTCATCGCACGACTGCGCGACGAGCAAAAGTTTAGCGGCCTCGATGCGCTGAAAGCGCAACTAGCCAAAGACGCTGAGGATGCCCGCCGCCATTTGATCAGCGGTTAA
- a CDS encoding T9SS type A sorting domain-containing protein, with amino-acid sequence MHPYLHKIATGLLSIAFSLTLHTAFGQVEWQQLYGGKTDETCTSLLPQADGGYLLIGTDRQKGQKLYLIRTDARGRQLWNKHILPAGLPSFAPLYTFQDADGNALIACSDGGLTQRGNYYVTKVDQLGNVADTWQINLGSSKRSLGGLTRRPDGGFVAAAVDYSVSGGQSILFYLDANGRKQREEPLVISADRGGLVHNLLAVPGGFLAAVSIQRLGGGVGEFPTKLIFFSDQGERGAESELPKYGYQERVQSVLSLGGNDYLVMGDQVNRITIGSPTPQWTKVLSYSQQWVHPQGAVPTPNGGFLFYGYSTVSSHVIRLHLVQTDANGNLLDGLPAGQVTSAKMLASGLSGGLAGLYAVPGTDTYVVAGYRQGQGDEDIFLSSGSFGQLKVATTTIMQAWPNPVSDTDLLNVSSMVALGDALELYNLQGKLVHAWPRTGSGDAQLSLQNVPPGIYMLVGINGSGKRSSIRINKR; translated from the coding sequence ATGCATCCATATCTACACAAAATAGCAACCGGGCTGCTTAGCATAGCTTTCAGTCTGACCCTTCACACGGCGTTTGGGCAAGTAGAATGGCAGCAGCTATATGGGGGGAAGACCGATGAAACCTGCACCAGCCTGCTGCCACAAGCGGACGGTGGTTACTTGCTGATTGGCACAGATCGGCAGAAAGGCCAAAAGTTGTACCTGATCCGCACTGATGCCCGTGGCCGCCAGCTATGGAATAAGCATATTTTACCTGCCGGGCTTCCAAGCTTCGCTCCTTTGTACACCTTTCAGGACGCTGATGGTAATGCGCTGATTGCTTGCTCCGATGGCGGATTAACACAGCGAGGTAATTATTACGTCACCAAAGTTGACCAGTTAGGAAACGTTGCGGATACCTGGCAGATCAACCTAGGGTCGAGCAAACGTAGTCTGGGAGGATTAACCAGGCGCCCTGACGGTGGTTTTGTGGCAGCGGCGGTAGATTATAGTGTTTCCGGCGGTCAGAGCATCCTCTTTTACCTAGATGCAAACGGCCGCAAACAACGGGAGGAACCTTTAGTCATTTCAGCTGACAGAGGTGGGCTTGTTCACAATTTGCTAGCCGTACCGGGTGGTTTTTTGGCGGCAGTTTCTATCCAGCGCCTAGGTGGCGGCGTGGGGGAATTTCCGACCAAGCTTATCTTTTTCTCTGATCAAGGGGAACGTGGCGCGGAGTCGGAGCTGCCAAAGTACGGTTACCAGGAAAGGGTCCAAAGCGTGCTTTCCCTAGGTGGTAATGACTATTTGGTGATGGGTGACCAGGTCAACCGAATCACGATCGGCAGCCCTACGCCGCAATGGACTAAAGTATTGTCGTACAGCCAGCAGTGGGTCCACCCGCAAGGTGCCGTTCCAACGCCCAACGGCGGTTTTCTGTTTTATGGATATAGCACCGTCAGCAGCCATGTGATACGCTTACACTTAGTGCAGACCGATGCCAATGGCAACTTGCTGGATGGGCTCCCGGCGGGCCAAGTTACCAGCGCCAAAATGCTAGCTTCCGGGCTATCGGGCGGCTTAGCGGGACTGTATGCCGTGCCCGGCACCGATACCTACGTGGTAGCCGGTTATCGGCAGGGACAGGGCGACGAGGATATTTTCTTGTCGAGCGGCAGCTTTGGGCAGCTGAAAGTGGCAACTACAACCATCATGCAAGCATGGCCGAACCCTGTATCAGACACTGATTTACTGAATGTTAGCAGCATGGTTGCTTTGGGTGATGCCTTGGAGCTTTATAATCTGCAGGGCAAACTGGTACATGCTTGGCCTCGAACCGGTAGCGGCGACGCCCAACTCTCTTTGCAGAATGTCCCGCCAGGTATATACATGCTAGTTGGTATCAACGGATCGGGTAAACGCTCGAGCATCCGTATCAACAAACGCTAG
- a CDS encoding carboxypeptidase-like regulatory domain-containing protein, whose product MQIQVLRLALALLGWLSICGNALAQGSISGQVRDSLTHESLAYASVFLANTTRGASTDANGRFLLPDVPAGHYDFIISYLGYKLYQRPVVVTSSALVMDAFLTKASHQLGEVVVRPRPNRPGDYWQFVRMFLGSTSFSRQCRIRNPEAVLVDYDAATKVLTASGTTYVEVENQALGYRIRYYGLRFRLDHQYQIVSFYGHPVFEELATRSARRRKYWEANRRQAYLGSVTHFLRSVHDDRVTEEGYLVQKVRHVRNPKWPRADSLLRVYDAAMRQHSTTLPFSDDSLEHWRKVPPMFSLLYTRPVLTDSLRKVQPDSGRVWLRFHDLIQVTYQREQPDPAYLAIKAKSAQEASGASTARQLETSLVYLLQSRVEIQQNGQLVNPLAILNEGYWGFEKIGEMLPFDYSPPKPAP is encoded by the coding sequence ATGCAGATTCAGGTTTTGCGACTAGCGCTGGCGCTGCTCGGATGGCTATCCATCTGCGGCAATGCGTTGGCGCAAGGCAGTATCAGCGGGCAAGTTCGTGATTCGCTTACACACGAGTCGTTGGCTTACGCCAGTGTGTTCCTGGCTAACACAACCCGCGGTGCTAGCACCGATGCTAATGGCCGCTTTCTGCTACCCGACGTACCAGCGGGCCACTACGATTTTATTATCTCTTACCTAGGCTATAAGCTCTACCAGCGGCCAGTCGTTGTCACTAGTTCGGCGCTGGTGATGGATGCTTTTCTGACCAAAGCCTCCCATCAGCTCGGCGAAGTAGTCGTGCGGCCTCGCCCCAACCGACCCGGGGATTATTGGCAATTCGTCAGGATGTTTCTGGGTAGCACGAGCTTCTCACGTCAATGCCGCATCCGCAACCCAGAAGCGGTGTTGGTGGACTATGATGCTGCTACCAAAGTTCTCACGGCAAGTGGAACAACGTACGTCGAGGTCGAAAACCAAGCCTTGGGGTATCGTATCCGCTACTATGGTTTGCGGTTTCGGCTCGATCATCAATATCAGATTGTCTCCTTTTATGGCCACCCGGTTTTTGAAGAGCTAGCAACCCGCAGCGCTCGTAGGCGAAAGTATTGGGAAGCAAATCGGCGACAGGCTTATCTAGGTTCTGTCACGCACTTTTTGCGAAGCGTGCACGACGACCGAGTGACGGAAGAAGGCTACCTAGTGCAAAAGGTACGGCACGTTCGTAATCCTAAATGGCCGCGCGCCGATAGTCTGCTTCGAGTATATGACGCCGCCATGCGCCAACACTCCACGACCCTTCCTTTTTCCGACGACTCGCTGGAGCATTGGCGGAAAGTACCCCCTATGTTCTCCTTGCTCTATACCCGTCCTGTGCTAACGGACAGCTTGCGCAAAGTGCAGCCTGACTCCGGACGGGTATGGCTACGGTTCCACGACCTTATCCAGGTGACCTACCAGCGCGAACAACCCGATCCTGCTTACCTAGCTATCAAAGCAAAAAGCGCCCAAGAGGCATCTGGCGCTAGTACTGCAAGGCAATTAGAAACGTCTTTAGTTTATCTGCTCCAAAGCCGGGTAGAGATTCAGCAGAATGGTCAACTGGTTAACCCGTTGGCTATTCTGAACGAAGGCTATTGGGGATTTGAGAAGATAGGCGAAATGTTGCCGTTCGATTATTCGCCACCCAAGCCGGCACCATAA